One stretch of Nitrospiria bacterium DNA includes these proteins:
- the mrtJ gene encoding JDVT-CTERM system glutamic-type intramembrane protease, translating to MRDLAREFGLDHFPPIHRDLLFLLALLSGLIFWGALWGFFPDKGLAGPGFFSWSFFLLVVWRPFLEELFFRGAIQGQLYRLRWGSPSFLGVSIANGLTTVLFAFAHWFYQSSPWIIGVIVPSMVFGFFRDRYSNIYPSFVLHSYYNAGFFFLAGLPTPH from the coding sequence ATGAGAGACCTTGCCCGTGAGTTTGGATTAGACCATTTCCCTCCCATTCACCGAGACCTCCTTTTTTTATTGGCCCTTTTATCTGGATTGATCTTTTGGGGGGCCCTTTGGGGTTTCTTCCCTGATAAGGGCCTTGCCGGGCCAGGGTTTTTCTCTTGGAGTTTTTTCTTATTGGTTGTTTGGCGCCCTTTCCTGGAGGAGTTATTTTTTAGAGGGGCAATTCAAGGACAATTATATAGGCTCCGGTGGGGGTCCCCTTCATTCCTGGGTGTTTCCATTGCCAATGGATTAACAACGGTTTTGTTTGCGTTTGCCCATTGGTTTTATCAATCTAGCCCATGGATCATCGGAGTGATTGTTCCCTCAATGGTTTTTGGTTTTTTCCGGGACCGGTATTCCAATATTTATCCATCTTTCGTCCTACATTCCTATTACAATGCAGGGTTCTTTTTTTTAGCAGGTTTACCAACACCCCATTAA